In Amblyomma americanum isolate KBUSLIRL-KWMA chromosome 8, ASM5285725v1, whole genome shotgun sequence, the DNA window CACCGGGATGTTCGAATGGGGTTTTCTGCTAATTTTGCAAATCTTGTCACAGGGTCATATTCCACCATTTGTATCAGTCTGAAAACTGCCAAACAATCATCTGCATTCACAGGAAGTGCTGTCATTCTTTTTTAGTCTACTCATTTTTTTAAATCATTCAAGGCTTCGATGTACCGCTGCTCTTTAAAAGTGTCTGATGTTGGAATCAACACAATTTAGGGGGCCATATTGAACGGCAATGTCACTATTGCTATTGTTGAATTCGCATAACCCCTTTGCCAACACTGCGTCTAAGCGGCTAACTAAAAGGCCTCGAAAGGCCGAAGCCGTGCTGTAACCTTCAATATGTTGCACTAAACGCCGTAAGTTTGTAGTTCGTCACAACGAGTGAACAGCGGTAATACGCTACAAATATCTAGAAAGAATGTCATTGCCTTCGTACATTGCCCGACGATTTTGCTCAAAGGAACAGTGCCGCGTTGGCCAAGAAGCGTGCAGATGGAACAAGTGAGGATCACGAGAACTGAGCCAGAACGGAGCCCTCACATTTGTGAAACATATACATCAGCCACTGATTCAGAAAATTTGAATCTTAACTCTCTCTGCAAACCAAATAAGGCTGTTGCTTACTTAAAACTACTCACCTGCTGGCTGGATTGCGGATCTGGGCCTCTGTCTCTGTTCGCGGCTGTAGCCATGAGCGTAAAAGCTATCAAAGCACTTGCGACGATACCCACCGAAGATGTACTCCCTGTGAAAATACAAGGTACAGTTTATGATTACAGGCACCTGTACTCCAGTAATGCAATCCCACTGAATCATCAGTTCGCGCGTTTTCACGCGGTTTCCAAAGGAGAAAGGGCACCGCTGTCATTGCTTGTTTACCTGTCGATATAGGGTGCCTAATCAACTTTGCAACAGCAATAGAAGAGTTAACTTCGAAACCCAACTTCACCTGAAACATCTACCTAGACTTTTCTACTCTTCTCTAGCACTCACTGCGAGAAGGGACGAGAGGAGTTGAGAAGTGATGatgagcagaaaaaaatatatcaaAGATTGAGAGAGAGGAAAGGAATTACAGAACGGAAACAGAACAGGGGAGGCGAAAAAAATGCCAGTCGTTCACCTATATACTCCCAAAAATATTAAAACGAATATATACACACTGAGGTCTTTAGAGGTGAGCTTTCACATTGCAGCAATGTTTTTCGTTTGAAATTTTTTCAAGTCTGTTGCTTGGTACTTGTATTTTTATTAGGATTTCTGTCAATTTGGCTAttgttttctcctttttgtctttAATGTGGTCTTTTTAAACCttccactgctttttttttcgtgggtgTCTACCGTGCAATTGTCCTCTGTCTCACGTCTTAAGCTTATCTGCTTCTTTTAGTCCAAGAGATCATCCGGTTGTTCCGGGAAAATAAAGATGTATTTATTGCATTGCTACAAAGAGACAGGAAAATAGTTTTTAAGAGCTACTTTTGGCAGCATCTAAGCACGTGGTTTCAATCATCTTCCCGGAGTGAAATTAAGACTGACCAGTGCAAAAAATTGGCCAAACCACAAATTTTGCATGTCGAATACGCCCTTCGGTATATAGTTCAAAGTTGCATTAGGAGGAAGACTTTGGCTTAGTCCCTTAGCCAACAGAGCGGCTAAGGGGTTAAGTAAAAAACTTATACCGACTCCCTCCTGGTCTCCTTTCCTGGTGTGCCTTTCGTCGCCTCTTCCCCTTCTCTATGGACACCATACTAAAACGTTACCAAACCAAATTATTTCGCATGAAGAGCTTTCACTGCAAGACTAAATCGTGATCGAGCGTAAATAGTTAATTTTGCAAAGTGACTTTCTCTGAAATGCGACGAACGAGTCGGATTTTGTACGGTGCAGGAAAAAAGTCACAAAGCTGGAAAATCAGGAGCTGACATGCAACCACGCTACCGGAAAATTCCTATTCGACGATACAAATGTCAGGAAAAGCACTtatgaaaatttattttcattacaTTTGATCGTAGTGAGGGATGAGAAACGCGCTCAGATAATTTTCAGTTGGAGGGCTACAGAACAGCGGGAAATTGACTATACAAGAGACACCAATGAAACGCTCAAAATGGGCAATACATGCAAGTAGACGTTTGCGGGACAGTTGGTTTGACAGAACAGAATAGAATAACGTAGACGCAGGACGACGAAGGTCTAAGCACTTCATTTTTTAGTCAGTGTGTCTGTCATTCTCCTTGATTGTCCTTTCTGGTATTGGtactaaaaaaacaacaaataaaaaattgcCTGCTCGATGCCGGGTTTCGTTGATCAGCAAACGCTGTGGTTGCGATATAAATCAAAATGCATCAGTGGAGCAAAGTAACAGACCAAGGACAAAGCAGTTAGACTATTTCTAGCGCCAGTTATTtcttttattattatattttcgTTGGTGGCTAAAAGACCGCTCTTGTGTACCCCGCTCTGGGCATACAGGAACAAATTCCACTTTTCCACGTCTTTCAGGTACTACTTCCGAGCAAAAATCTCCTTTTACACTGACTTCTACATCCATGCAGCGCGTACGTGCTTCTTCCTGACGTAGTCTGAAAGACAATGTCCCTAAGAAATAATAATTAAGGAGACTTTTTCAAATATCTTATCAGTGCTGTCCAGGTGGCTTAGATGTaatatttcttcttcttctggtgATTTTGTAGGGAAGTGGGCTTCTTTGTCCTAGGGAGTACAGCCTCGAATTTCTCCTCAGCTATCTGGCTTTAACACAATCCTGTAAGGAGCGACATTCAACAGCACATGGCGATGGTATTTGTGGTGGCCTTCAGTGACTCACGTCGTACTTAAGGTGAGACTTGAGAGCCCCGATTCGCCTAGGATTTCCTGCTTTTCAAACCACAATACTTCACTTTTTACTTTTCTGGACGAGCAACTAAACTAGTTTCAGCATGATACTACGGCAGTCGGTGAAGCCCGGCGAAGCATTCTTCTGAATGAAGTGGTCACTTCTCACGTGCACTAAATCGCACAATTCTCAACTGCCTCTCATATAGCTGCCCGAAAGCTAAAAAATCAACTTTAGTCGGAGATATGTCTCCCCTTTTACTTACGCACGCTGACTCAAAGATGAACCGATACAGCGGCCCGCCAAGCTCAGGGCAGACAAGGCGACATCCAGCACCCGAAGCGGGTTTGCCCTTCCTAGACGCCAGAGGCTTCCTGCGAAAGCGAAGGGATACTCACTTGCAAAACGAAGCGCAAGTAACTTTACGAATAGCACAATTCATCCACGTTTAAACATTGTAGGCGAATTGCGTAGCGGCTACTGGTTATTTTTTTCTAAGTTATCCACAGGGTACACACGGGTACTTTGCCCCGCGTCTTCCCTTTTGGTTTGCTTTCCCACAATGCACCCTCCCACGACTGGTCccgaggggtggggggggggggggcaccgtcATCCTCCCTAGTTACTTGCCTTAACAACAGTGGGCACCTGCGTCGAAGCGACATGAGCGCCAGGACGACATGACTGCGAAACGCGCGCGGGAGAGCACTCTCTTTTCGTACGGGGAGAGCTCGTCGTGTACGGATGTGTCGGCGGAGTTTTCTgttcttcgccagcggggcgaagcCTCGTGGGAGATTACGgtctcccgcatctcgtcccgtctgGCTGTGGAGTGTCTCCCCAGCCCTAGTGTGGGCGAGCATTCGCTCGCATCTGTGATGGTGAGTCGGATGACCTCGATTCCTAAACGCATTTTGTTGCTGAACTCTCATTGTTGTTGACGCAAGAAATGCCTTCTCTGTGCCAGCCAGTGATGTTTCTTTGTTTccatcagagcaaggcccgcagtGGTCGGCGTAACCTCGATAGcgcacgcgatcacggggtggggtccgggtggTTTGAACAGTGTCAGCCGCCACTGAACGGGGACACCGTACTTATACGCCTATTAAAACCCCACACTCTAGCCGGAACAACCCGCTCCCCACGGCCTGTCTTCTTGCCTTGGTTGTGTAGTATCTGCCTGATGAAAACCggtcgacgcctttggctggagggccttctttgaggggcattcTCCGCGGCATTCTTGAATCGTAATGGACTGTAGTGCTAGCGCTAAAAAATAATGACAGTCAACGAAGTGCCGTCTGCAATTCTGAATAGCCTAAAGCCTGTTCCTGACATTAAAATGTGTAAGAGGATGAGTATGAAAAAAAGAAGGGGTGTCTGAGAGCATACTGGCGTTCTGCCTTGTGCGTGTGCTCACCTCAATTTGGAGAGGCGCCAGCGACATGGGCACCAAGCCCTGGCTCTCGCGCAGTCGAGGCCGCATCGAGCACATTAAACACCCATGACGTGCTTGCGGAAGGAAGTTGTGGGTGTTATGCGCATGCCAGCGCTTGTCAAATCAAACACTTTATTTGCAAGCCACAAGGATGGCGTGGCCGCAAAAAGCTGCTGCTACCAGTTGCGACGCGATTGTCCTGCTCACAGTTCTGAATGTCACTCGCGTTTTTCAGGCGCGGCTGAAATCTCTCCCGTCTGCGGTAATTCAGGTACGCATTTTGGATGACTGTCGCCGCCCTCTCACGAACCTCTGGTGTCGCATTTTTTCCCGGCTGCGAACCACGTTAAAATGAAAAGTAGAAAAAATAGGGCCGATTTGTTGCAGGCAAACAAGGCAACAGAGAGCAGAGTCTGATGCTGCGGATGGTGTTCATGTTAGAAAAATAAAGCAATCTATGAAGGCCACGAAATTGTACTTGCTGCTCATGCGGCAGGACTGGACGGATCTAAGATGTCGGCCGCAGGACGGCTCTATGATGAGGAATAAACGGCAGCGTCCAATAAGACTGAACATAGAGAACGCCAGGGACCATTATTTCAGGCAATCCGATCATTTCTTCCACTCTGTGCAGGGCGGGGCAAGAATTTGCGCAAAAAGCAATACTTTTTCGCAGTTCAGAATATCAGGTGTGTCGCCCAAATTGTTTTGGAACTTGCTTATTTAAATTTAAGAGCCTACAAAACGTCTCGTTCTTGATAACGAGAAAGTTCTTGGAATCGTCAGGGTCGATTCCGAGCAACCCATCCCGAACGAATTATTGTTTTTGCGCCATTAAGCTTAGCTTTCGTTCCTTACTGCAACATGCATCGTTGCTCGCTTTTGCCTCGGCTTGCCCATCTGAGATGATTAGCTCACATATCCCAGCATTCCCGTAGACGTAGTGGCGTAAACCAGCCGCACCGTTGTCCTCACGTGACCAGGTACTCTCTCCGTTGGGTACTCCCTCCGTTGTGTATACTCCTTGCGCTCACAGGGTACTTCAGGTTCATATCATTCATTACGTGATAATTTTTCGGTTAACTACAAGCAAAAACACTGCAAAAGCAGAACAGCCTGCGACAGCTCTACTTCAATTTTATCCTAGGACAACATGGCAGTCTTATTTTCGTCTCcgtgtttgtttgctttttttttgccagttgcCTTAAGCTTTGCTGGAACGACCTGTAGTCAATATCTACGTCACATGTTTTGTTGGTTTTTCTTATTCTGCCGTTATGAGCTGTGGCTACTGCAGCTTTCCGTCTGGTGTTTATCTGATGAACCGCTAATGGGAACTGCACGATTGCACTCTCGTCTGGGACATGCCACATGGGAGAAAAAAATTCCACTATGTCAGTAAGAAAATGAAGGTGCGAGTGACCAGTGATAATCAGAGACGCTTGTTTCAATGGATCGTTGCAGTAGAAGCCGCGTGGAGCAAGACGTGACGCCGATGAGGCGCCCCATGGCTGGACTCACCCAACTGCTACGAAGGCGCAACTAATTCAAACGATCCGCGGGTGTCACGGCGGTGGCTGCGCCCGCCAAGACCCTCGGCAGTGGTCCACACTGCATGCATCTGCGACAGACGAGGTCGAACACGATCATGTCGTCGAGTGGGCGGTTGTTCTCATCTTGGCCCCCAACCAGGTACACTTCGAACCCTGGGCGTGGTGGCGAGCGTTTTCGTTCACGCCCTCAACCTTGGATATAAGCAGCTCACGGCGATAAATAAGAACAACAAGAATAGACAGGAAGAAAAATGAAGTTGATATACCTAAGAGGCTGCCCTGACGCCGAGTGAGTAAACGATGCCTTCGACAGCTGTTCTGAATGGAACAGTGTTGCTCTCGATGACCTTAACGATGTTGCGCTCAGTCTGCTGTACGACGAGAACACACACCACAGAAGGCGATGTTCATCAGCTTCTTTGGATTGGTTTCACCCGATAATTGAAAGCCGAGGGTAGACTCCGAATTGACAGTCAGTAACAGCAAGTATTCGCTTAATTTAGTGGAACAGAGTTGCTTCTTTCGCAGAGTTGGTGCGAGGTGATTTACCCTTTTAGGCCTTAATTCTCCCGGTGCAATATATATCTCACTGTGTGCTGGCAAACCTCTTTCCAAATAACAAAAatgagtaggggtgtgcgaatattcggaaatttcgaataaCCAGTAGAATATCCTTCGATTCGATTGTAAAAACAAATCAAACAGTGTATTCTGAAAATTATTCGAAATAAATCGAACATGTTCAGAACCCTTCGAATAATTTTCAAATAATGGCAGGAGGTTCAAATAACGTATATGTGTTCGACGAAATGGCCTACATCGACTCCGAGGGACATCCTTCTGCGAAAACTATGACGGAGCGCCAGTACGCAGTCCATCTGTTTTGTGGCATTCATAATGCTTGTATATGGCCTCCAAGACTCAGGCCGATTCAGTAAAACCTTGTCTTGAAACTCGATCTCGGAAGCCGCGTCTCATATGTAAGCTGGTTGCAGTCTCATTTCCTGCGGTGCAGTTCTAGTGCCGCCAGGCAACCACCGGTTTTCATATGGGTACAAGGCTTCCTGCAGCCTGGTGCTCGGGTTTTCTGGGGTGAAAGGTTTAAGTGTATTTGACCAAACCTAGCAAATGGCAGTTTTCTTATTTATAACGTGATGGCTTTAGAGTTAATATTGTAATGACTTTGTGTTCTGACCAATTAGTTGAGATGAGTGTTGCCTCTTTTAGCAGCTACAGATCAACCTAATAGCTTTTAAACTAATGGCACCGTACAAGAGCAGTGGGACAAGTGCCGCTTTAATGTTTCGAACGAGTGCTCGTTCtgtacgaatattcgcacagGCAGCGAGTATTAGCCCTACTATTCcattcgtatttgattcggttTTTAGCTACAATGTTCGTATTCGATTCCGAAGCGAAGCTACGCTTTTTGTATTCGACTCGTTTTGGAAAAGAATACTATTCACACGTCCCTACGAAATGAGCCGAGGTAGTCGATGAAAGCTATGTATGTCCTGGCTTTTCCCATTCCATATCAGCACGCTGTCCGCTTGCATTGCATCTTGCAAAGCGTGCGCCACCTTATTTTATTAAGGAGATTTATGCGGCTAAGTGTAACCGGCTAGCAGCCTTCAgtctattttttttctcgtcttGCATAATTTTCACTTAACATTTAGGTATCTGGCAATATAAAATGATTAGGTTGCACCTCCATGCCTGTTTATGAAAAGCATGACGAAAAAGCGGTTTTTAATATTCTCACATTAAAAGCGACCCTACAGCACACACCTAACCGGGCCAAAAATGCCAATCCTGATCGTTTCCTCTCCGGATGCGTTTAGTTCGTTGCGGAGTTCCTCGAGATAAGTGTGATGGGGATACAGTACCCACAGGTAAGCTATAAGCGAACGTTGTGAGCAATGCCGGACCGAGCAGGCTACCAATTCACGAGCGGTTCCTTCGAATCAACCGCTCAAGTGCTTTTTATCAGGTCATGCGACAGTTTCGACCGGACTAAAACAGGGTTACTCTGCAGCACTCTGGTGGCGGAATGTGCTTGTCAGCGGCTGCCCACTCACCTGTCTTTGCCACGTGAACAGAGTGCCTGGGCGATGGCATGTCAGATCGTCGCTCCAATGTGGACGAGGCCAGGCGGGCAGGTCTATGCGCGTGGTGCACTTGACCTCGGGCTTGAGCTCCACGACGCCCCCTACTGGCCACAGGTGGCGCTGTACGGACACGGCCAGGAAAAAGGCCCTCTTCTCCGTCAACTCCGGTAGCTCGGCGCATCTACAAAACACGGGGGTTCTGCCTTTCCCGAGCGCAGAGGAGCGCCCGTCTGCCACCGATTCTCAACTGCGGTTCCCATAGCGGCGATAAGAAAACGAATGGTTGTGTACTCACCAAGTTTTCTTTGAAATGACGCTTAAAGGTCTTAGTGGGGCCCCCTTTTATGGAATCGTCGGGCTTTTTTGCGCTGAATTTTatgcctttatttttatttcacgaGTTATGCCCCCCCACCCTTTTAATACTGACACACACGCACGCGGGCACGTACGCATTGAAAAATAAATATAGAGTGAAAAATTCGCCCTAAGACCTCTCTATGGCGTGCAGTGGGTACTTACGATTCTCTGCTGGGGTCGAAGACGTAGAGTGGGCCGTGGAGGGCGGCCCCGTCCGGACCGCAGGAGATGCCGCCCATCTTGTCGATGCGCGTGTCGATTGGGGCGGCAGCCGTCCCCATGAGCGCCATCGGCATTGGCTGGGCAACCGCTGGTCCGCACAGGACAGGTAACCTTCTGCACTGCTGAACATCCTGGAGAGAAAGATCGTCCGGCGATCTGACCACACCGTAATGTAGGCAGCCGACCGCTCCTTAGGCAAAAGAACTCTCTCTCGCACGAGGAGCACTACTGTACAGCGAAGAAACTCTGCTGTACTTCAGAGAGCTATCCCGTTGACTCTTTACTATTCTGGATTCGCTTAGTTGTTACCAACGCTTCAGAGCTCATAATGTTTTGCAATAATCACATCGCCGAATGATTAGATTACCGCGCCTCCTTTTTAATCTAACAATACTGATACATGAGATGGTTCAGCAGACTTCTTTATCGTGTAGATCGCTCAGCCACTTTCATGGTCATAGCTTTTGCATATTTCTAATCGCACAGAGTGCCAATTGCGACTTCCGAAGACTGTGTATAATTATGATGACAACGCCGCGTTATGATTTTTGGCTTTCGCACGAAGATGCTTATACGCTGACCTACGGAGGACGACTTCCAGATGTAGCTTAAGTGTCAAGAAATTTTTATTTGTCTTTCATTTGCCAAACTGCACACGATAGGAAAGATTGCTGAGAAGCTGGATATGAGCGATGCATATCTCTACATGCAAGAGCCGCTCAGCTTTTATTTTCTACCCAATAATGCAGCGTGGATTCCCCATGAAAATAAGGGTTACGGTTTCTTGCAGAGCGCCATTCAGTCTGGTTTGCTCATGGTGCATTTGAAGAAGCGAAGAATGAAATGCACAAGGACTCACTGGCTCGCATGAAGCACTTTTTGCACGGAAAATTGCGCCGCACTCGGACCGCATGCGGTTGTGCCGCCACACCTGCACCATCAAGTGTGTAAGAAGCGGGTGCGATAAACGCTTGTGACTGTGAAAATTCGGCGGCATGACCGCGTTTGACTATTCGGCGCATTTCCCTttgcaaaaaacgctccatgcgtaCAAGGATCAAGACGAGCTGGCTTAAAAAGAGCGCTCCAGCTGGAAAAGCTGCATCTTGGTTTTTATTCTTTGCTGTTGTCACAGGCTACCATCTCGCGGGCAAATACAGGTTGCCCCACTCTCTGAATCTGAGCAAAGCTCCGGAGTGCAGGCTTGTTGAGCTCACCGGCAGGTGCGATCGATGCCGTCGATGACGATGCGGTCGCGCAGGTCGACGGCAGCGTACAAGGCTCGTTCGCGATGTTGCTAGTAGCAGCATCCACCTGCTCCTTCTGTTGGCGATGAAATGCCTGTGCTCGATGGCTGCATGCAGCGTCAGGCAAAGAGGGTCGTGGCCGCCTGTGCAGCACAAGCATCTTTTGATTCCACCAAGTCTCCGGGTCTCGAAGCTTACGTATGATTGGAGCTTGATGTCTAAATGTACGAGGCGCACAAAATTCTGCATTGAGTGGCGCATAGGCATTTACACACGGAAAGTATGTTTGTACAGTGTGCGCACAGAAGCGTAAAAATTCAGAAAAACCATTTAATTGCAGAGGCTGCCAATGCATCCTATCGATATTTGTGCGGTGATTTAGAATGCTGGGTTCGTTTCACTGaatttatatgaaaaaaaaggGTTAGCTGCAGCGAGCACGGTAGAAACTAGTTGATATTGCACCGCATATGTAAGCTCATTAATAGCTGCTGAGTGACGGGGCATTTGCTGCTGACGCCGACATACCACACAAGTGGGCGTTGCGCATGAAAGCTGTACTTTGTATTTATAGCGATAATGAATTTTCATtgcgcaagagcatctgtggccaaatgCCTCTCGGGAACAAGGCTTTTCTTTTGCCAAGTATTTTGtcctaaacaagccgagcaccaggcatgGGAaactgtacccattgtatcaatgGTTGGGTAGCCGGCATAGAAGACCAAACTGGGCCCGACAACATTTGCCGAACTTTCTAAAATCAAGCTGATGAAAAAGTGAACGTGAGCTACTCTTTTTAGCTACTCCCAGATAGCATTAT includes these proteins:
- the LOC144100261 gene encoding uncharacterized protein LOC144100261 — protein: MPMALMGTAAAPIDTRIDKMGGISCGPDGAALHGPLYVFDPSRESCAELPELTEKRAFFLAVSVQRHLWPVGGVVELKPEVKCTTRIDLPAWPRPHWSDDLTCHRPGTLFTWQRQEASGV